A stretch of Salvelinus sp. IW2-2015 unplaced genomic scaffold, ASM291031v2 Un_scaffold1218, whole genome shotgun sequence DNA encodes these proteins:
- the cdt1 gene encoding LOW QUALITY PROTEIN: DNA replication factor Cdt1 (The sequence of the model RefSeq protein was modified relative to this genomic sequence to represent the inferred CDS: inserted 2 bases in 2 codons; deleted 1 base in 1 codon) → MSQARLTDFYVKRKKDASGAAHGDGNKTQVVDTVTSKPCSRSTRSKSKNAAPTTKVMIKTSKSTCSENSVQDEFWRVIDEATSVDKVESVSVVLARTDSEKETLFSSPRTPKRTFTEAEFDLGSAVFSTTSEHSTAKKRFRIEANKHAIAAGTSPEPVKVVKKSVRKKLILAKDDEQATHHLAKDVPQVPYPLPVDKESKNLVNRSANNSPTRKPLVKGSTKPKEGHKTFSKEDVVALKFRLQRIKGQTRKAENLPSTAPESTATAPDMKTKLACVKELAAKAQHRKEERLAEARSTEENNRPQTEDGDKLPAYQRYHTLAQDVPPGLTLPFKYKLLAGMFRSMDTIVGMLFNRSETVTFAKVKQGVQDMMHKRFEETHVGQIKTVYPTAYHFRQERNIPTFSATVKKSSYQLTVEPVIEADKSKAVLAASRLLERRRIFHQNLISIVKGHHKAFLAKLNPPIRVPDDKLTRWHPRFNVDEVPNVLPGELPQPPQGAEKLTTAQEVLDKARSMMKPQMEKALANMALKTAEMVCVKEQEPVPQTPVAPAETHSALKGVSQSLLERVAKEAQKLQAAMTXNPQQEERLVMMSRLGELARXLRNVFVAEKKPALIMEVACNRMVSSYRSALKHGDMELHLRLLAELTPDWLTIHTIRKDFYLKLIKTMDLNVVLEKLKQKTKEEERL, encoded by the exons ATGTCTCAAGCGCGGCTCACCGATTTCTACGTCAAGAGAAAGAAAGATGCTAGTGGGGCTGCGCATGGTGATGGCAATAAAACGCAAGTTGTGGACACTGTAACAAGTAAGCCATGCTCAAGATCAACTCGGTCGAAAAGCAAGAATGCGGCACCAACAACAAAGGTTATGATAAAGACTTCAAAATCAACATGTTCTGAAAACAGTGTACAAGATGAGTTTTGGAGGGTTATTGACGAGGCGACTTCGGTCGATAAGGTGGAGAGCGTGTCTGTTGTGTTGGCGAGGACCGACTCGGAAAAAGAAACACTTTTCTCTAGCCCTCGAACTCCCAAGAGGACCTTTACAGAAGCTGAATTCGATCTTGGATCAGCTGTATTTTCAACCACTTCTGAACATAGCACAGCAAAGAAGCGTTTTCGGATCGAGGCAAATAAACACGCCATCGCTGCAGGAACAAGTCCTGAGCCGGTTAAAGTTGTAAAGAAGTCGGTCAGGAAGAAATTGATTCTCGCCAAAGACGACGAACAG gcAACCCACCATCTGGCTAAAGATGTCCCGCAGGTACCCTATCCACTACCTGTTGATAAAGAATCAAAGAATTTAGTCAATCGCAGTGCCAACAATTCTCCAACGCGCAAACCACTTGTTAAGGGCAGCACAAAACCAAAAGAGGGGCACAAG ACTTTCTCCAAAGAGGATGTTGTGGCCCTCAAGTTCCGCCTTCAGAGGATCAAGGGCCAGACACGGAAAGCTGAGAACCTGCCCTCTACGGCCCCTGAGTCTACTGCTACTGCCCCAGACATGAAGACTAAGCTAGCCTGTGTCAAAGAGCTTGCTGCTAAGGCACAACACCGGAAGGAGGAGAGGTTGGCAGAGGCCAGATCTACTGAAGAAAATAATCGGCCACAAACCGAGGATGG AGATAAGCTCCCAGCCTATCAGCGGTACCATACTCTTGCCCAGGATGTTCCCCCTGGCCTCACCCTGCCCTTCAAGTACAAACTGCTTGCTGGAATGTTCCGTAGCATGGACACCATAGTGGGAATGCTCTTCAACCGCTCAGAGACGGTTACCTTTGCCAAAGTGAAGCAGGGTGTCCAGGACATGATGCACAA gCGTTTTGAGGAGACCCATGTGGGACAGATTAAGACAGTCTATCCTACTGCCTACCATTTCCGCCAGGAGAGAAACATTCCTACCTTCAGTGCTACAGTGAAGAAGTCTAGCTACCAGCTCACAGTGGAGCCTGTCATTGAAGCTG ATAAGAGCAAGGCAGTGCTGGCTGCTTCCCGCCTGTTAGAGAGGAGACGTATCTTCCATCAAAACCTAATCAGCATTGTGAAAGGGCATCACAAG GCGTTCCTTGCCAAGTTGAATCCTCCTATTAGAGTCCCAGATGACAAGCTTACCCGCTGGCACCCTCGCTTCAATGTGGATGAGGTGCCCAATGTCCTGCCCGGTGAGCTGCCCCAGCCCCCACAGGGAGCTGAGAAGCTAACCACTGCCCAGGAGGTTCTGGACAAGGCCCGCTCCATGATGAAACC GCAGATGGAGAAAGCGCTGGCCAACATGGCTCTGAAGACTGCAGAGATGGTCTGTGTAAAAGAGCAAGAGCCTGTTCCACAAACTCCTGTGGCTCCTGCTGAAACTCACAGTGCCCTCAAAGGGGTGTCTCAGTCCCTGCTGGAGAGGGTAG CAAAGGAGGCTCAGAAGCTCCAAGCTGCCATGA CGAACCCTCAGCAGGAGGAGCGCCTTGTGATGATGTCACGGCTGGGAGAGCTGGCTC ATCTGCGTAACGTCTTTGTGGCAGAGAAGAAACCAGCACTGATCATGGAGGTGGCCTGTAACCGGATGGTCTCT AGTTACCGCTCTGCCCTGAAGCACG GTGATATGGAGCTGCACCTTCGTCTGCTGGCAGAACTGACTCCTGACTGGCTTACAATTCACACAATTAGAAAGGACTTCTATCTCAAGTTGATCAAGACCATGGACCTGAATGTGGTACTGGAGAAACTGAAGCAGAAGACCAAAGAGGAAGAAAGGCTTTGA